In the Malaya genurostris strain Urasoe2022 chromosome 1, Malgen_1.1, whole genome shotgun sequence genome, one interval contains:
- the LOC131438197 gene encoding uncharacterized protein LOC131438197 isoform X1 → MRAIEMGFLIDHRRRVLDLRWPVLLVAFLQAGLALGEGIKLPDQTNEALAKTNVANPAPVVEPVDGEGRRQGKHLLDFVGLGTGPNVDPYLGRTNAQCLNGELADCFKSQALNTFAEFFAKDNYQLTTAARIVRLPETQVRSLQYEGFEYSEEPRQVDSEWEQLFKFTLRQLERFVKSTALEFEIPEDFTEGGRYSARFIDEISDEIDVIEDKKAPLFTRHRLKKIFIPLLIILKIFKLKLLLFLPVILGLASFKKLLGFAAIIIPGVIGYLKLFRPNQSCCSNDLFANNYQPQYSPQGLGSVSYNPFKPYQNHYSRQPEPNFAAPYGNYYRDGSDLKGGSVKFGDEQAYQGYSEYRSNDKDIKAQN, encoded by the exons AAATGGGTTTCTTGATTGATCATCGTCGAAGAGTGCTTGATCTGCGGTGGCCAGTGTTGTTAGTAGCGTTCCTTCAAGCTGGGCTAGCTTTGGGCGAAGGAATAAAACTACCggatcaaacgaacgaagcgctGGCAAAGACAAACGTCGCAAATCCAGCTCCGGTGGTAGAACCTGTCGATGGTGAAGGTCGCCGTCAGGGCAAACACCTGCTGGACTTTGTAGGCTTAGGAACGGGTCCTAACGTGGATCCCTATTTGGGACGTACCAACGCACAGTGTTTGAATGGGGAGCTTGCTGACTGTTTCAAATCACAAGCACTCAATACATTTGCGGAGTTTTTTGCCAAGGATAACTATCA gTTAACAACCGCAGCTCGAATCGTCCGGCTACCGGAAACTCAAGTACGCTCGCTCCAGTATGAAGGTTTCGAATATTCCGAAGAGCCACGTCAGGTGGATTCGGAATGGGAGCAGCTGTTCAAGTTTACTCTTCGTCAGCTAGAGCGCTTTGTCAAATCAACTGCACTGGAGTTTGAAATTCCGGAGGATTTCACGGAAGGTGGCCGCTATTCGGCACGTTTCATCGAtgaaatctcggatgaaatcgaTGTCATCGAAGACAAGAAGGCCCCTCTATTCACCCGTCACCGACTGAAGAAAATTTTCATCCCACTGCTGATCATCCTGAAGATATTCAAGCTCAAACTACTGCTGTTCTTACCGGTTATCCTAGGTTTGGCCAGCTTCAAGAAGCTACTCGGATTCGCCGCTATCATTATCCCGGGTGTCATCGGGTATCTGAAACTTTTCCGCCCAAATCAGAGCTGCTGTAGTAATGATCTGTTTGCCAATAACTACCAGCCGCAATACTCCCCGCAGGGACTTGGTTCGGTGAGCTACAATCCCTTCAAACCCTACCAGAACCATTACTCGCGGCAACCGGAACCAAACTTTGCTGCCCCCTACGGTAACTATTACCGAGATGGATCGGACCTGAAGGGAGGCAGTGTGAAATTTGGTGATGAACAGGCCTACCAAGGATATTCCGAGTACCGTAGCAACGATAAGGATATTAAGGCGCAAAACTAA
- the LOC131438197 gene encoding uncharacterized protein LOC131438197 isoform X2, which translates to MGFLIDHRRRVLDLRWPVLLVAFLQAGLALGEGIKLPDQTNEALAKTNVANPAPVVEPVDGEGRRQGKHLLDFVGLGTGPNVDPYLGRTNAQCLNGELADCFKSQALNTFAEFFAKDNYQLTTAARIVRLPETQVRSLQYEGFEYSEEPRQVDSEWEQLFKFTLRQLERFVKSTALEFEIPEDFTEGGRYSARFIDEISDEIDVIEDKKAPLFTRHRLKKIFIPLLIILKIFKLKLLLFLPVILGLASFKKLLGFAAIIIPGVIGYLKLFRPNQSCCSNDLFANNYQPQYSPQGLGSVSYNPFKPYQNHYSRQPEPNFAAPYGNYYRDGSDLKGGSVKFGDEQAYQGYSEYRSNDKDIKAQN; encoded by the exons ATGGGTTTCTTGATTGATCATCGTCGAAGAGTGCTTGATCTGCGGTGGCCAGTGTTGTTAGTAGCGTTCCTTCAAGCTGGGCTAGCTTTGGGCGAAGGAATAAAACTACCggatcaaacgaacgaagcgctGGCAAAGACAAACGTCGCAAATCCAGCTCCGGTGGTAGAACCTGTCGATGGTGAAGGTCGCCGTCAGGGCAAACACCTGCTGGACTTTGTAGGCTTAGGAACGGGTCCTAACGTGGATCCCTATTTGGGACGTACCAACGCACAGTGTTTGAATGGGGAGCTTGCTGACTGTTTCAAATCACAAGCACTCAATACATTTGCGGAGTTTTTTGCCAAGGATAACTATCA gTTAACAACCGCAGCTCGAATCGTCCGGCTACCGGAAACTCAAGTACGCTCGCTCCAGTATGAAGGTTTCGAATATTCCGAAGAGCCACGTCAGGTGGATTCGGAATGGGAGCAGCTGTTCAAGTTTACTCTTCGTCAGCTAGAGCGCTTTGTCAAATCAACTGCACTGGAGTTTGAAATTCCGGAGGATTTCACGGAAGGTGGCCGCTATTCGGCACGTTTCATCGAtgaaatctcggatgaaatcgaTGTCATCGAAGACAAGAAGGCCCCTCTATTCACCCGTCACCGACTGAAGAAAATTTTCATCCCACTGCTGATCATCCTGAAGATATTCAAGCTCAAACTACTGCTGTTCTTACCGGTTATCCTAGGTTTGGCCAGCTTCAAGAAGCTACTCGGATTCGCCGCTATCATTATCCCGGGTGTCATCGGGTATCTGAAACTTTTCCGCCCAAATCAGAGCTGCTGTAGTAATGATCTGTTTGCCAATAACTACCAGCCGCAATACTCCCCGCAGGGACTTGGTTCGGTGAGCTACAATCCCTTCAAACCCTACCAGAACCATTACTCGCGGCAACCGGAACCAAACTTTGCTGCCCCCTACGGTAACTATTACCGAGATGGATCGGACCTGAAGGGAGGCAGTGTGAAATTTGGTGATGAACAGGCCTACCAAGGATATTCCGAGTACCGTAGCAACGATAAGGATATTAAGGCGCAAAACTAA